The proteins below come from a single Candidatus Zixiibacteriota bacterium genomic window:
- a CDS encoding T9SS type A sorting domain-containing protein, whose product MKTIITFLLVSLVLTLSSTAELSKIMPYKEYQIPTGNEKLPDVIAYPYNQGLLTESPGIEIGMTYYDCQSVGSVGNRIALDTYGNKSLCWMSLPDWPYPPVPRGVYCAWISADNDIFYTGQIGGDNSGWPNLDIIYGNQAAIAFTDIAIDVALAIVNPDTGYIQYYDPPGQFSPRITVDRNDNIHILAKEMTSTWLLELKYTNSTDGGHTWSRSRLVDSVIVSGGVIDASPVSDRVVIAWAHPSDTTTQWKNDICYISSEDGLSWDFLNDRINITNYADDDDSLWAYTDLDVIIDYNDYIHIIWNAQWVAEEGVYYRTFLYHYNEGTDELNIITAHPDSLWMDISGAWNRPICKMSMGVQDGSNALFAIWTKYDTTDISIGGYGNGELYMSYNLNGSDWSFPANITNSITPDCYPGDCDSDIYATLADEVNQSLHITYINDKDAGCVIQEEGSATENPVMYLELAVDTTGINDNIKKPENIILYQNYPNPFNAATNIEFALPRQAHVTVKIYDITGALTAILLKGIRPAGHHILTWDASEFSSGMYFVNLKLGEKSFTRKMVLLK is encoded by the coding sequence ATGAAAACAATAATCACTTTTTTGTTAGTTAGCTTAGTTTTAACATTAAGCTCGACTGCCGAACTGTCAAAAATCATGCCGTATAAAGAATATCAGATTCCAACCGGCAACGAGAAACTGCCTGACGTCATCGCCTACCCATATAATCAGGGCTTGCTTACAGAGTCACCCGGCATCGAAATAGGCATGACATACTATGACTGTCAATCCGTAGGTTCCGTCGGTAACCGCATTGCTTTGGATACTTATGGCAACAAGTCATTATGCTGGATGAGTTTGCCTGATTGGCCTTACCCCCCTGTTCCGCGGGGAGTGTATTGCGCTTGGATAAGCGCAGACAATGATATTTTTTACACCGGACAAATTGGCGGCGACAATTCCGGTTGGCCCAATCTTGATATCATTTACGGCAATCAGGCGGCTATAGCATTTACTGATATTGCAATTGATGTTGCTTTGGCAATTGTTAATCCTGATACCGGATATATCCAATATTACGATCCTCCCGGTCAATTTAGCCCAAGAATCACTGTTGACCGCAATGATAATATTCATATCTTAGCCAAAGAAATGACCTCGACTTGGTTATTAGAATTGAAATACACCAACTCAACAGATGGCGGCCATACATGGAGTCGATCCCGATTAGTCGATTCGGTAATAGTATCGGGCGGCGTAATCGATGCCTCACCGGTTTCAGATAGAGTAGTAATCGCCTGGGCGCATCCATCCGATACAACTACCCAATGGAAAAATGATATTTGCTATATTTCCTCCGAGGATGGTTTAAGCTGGGATTTTCTAAATGATAGAATCAATATTACAAATTATGCCGATGATGACGATTCTCTTTGGGCTTATACAGATTTAGATGTAATCATCGATTATAATGATTACATTCACATAATCTGGAATGCTCAATGGGTTGCGGAAGAAGGTGTTTATTATAGAACGTTCTTATACCATTACAATGAAGGAACCGATGAATTAAATATCATAACCGCGCATCCCGATTCGCTTTGGATGGATATTAGCGGTGCTTGGAACAGGCCGATATGCAAAATGAGCATGGGTGTTCAGGATGGCTCTAACGCGCTTTTTGCAATCTGGACAAAATATGATACAACCGATATTTCCATCGGCGGATACGGCAATGGCGAATTATATATGTCTTACAATTTAAACGGCAGTGATTGGAGTTTTCCTGCAAATATTACTAATTCGATAACTCCCGACTGTTATCCCGGTGATTGCGACAGCGATATTTATGCAACTTTAGCCGATGAGGTTAATCAATCTTTGCATATTACATATATAAATGACAAAGATGCCGGTTGTGTTATACAAGAGGAGGGTTCAGCTACGGAAAATCCGGTCATGTATTTAGAGCTTGCTGTTGATACAACCGGTATTAATGACAACATCAAGAAACCCGAAAATATCATTCTATACCAGAACTACCCCAATCCGTTCAATGCCGCAACGAACATCGAATTCGCTCTTCCCCGGCAGGCACACGTAACTGTTAAAATCTATGATATTACCGGCGCTTTAACAGCCATACTATTAAAAGGAATTAGGCCAGCTGGCCATCATATTCTTACCTGGGATGCGTCCGAATTTTCATCGGGCATGTATTTTGTTAATCTCAAACTTGGCGAGAAGAGCTTTACCCGTAAGATGGTGTTATTGAAATAG
- a CDS encoding mechanosensitive ion channel, translating into MNLVKVQLENLGMSGGNADTLCKIISAVIILIMAYLSYMITKRIILKIVKVVAEKSKATWDDILLKRRVFHRLAQLVPALIIYIVAPLFPWAQMWIQRLCISYMIIIGLLAIDALLNTIVDIYRTYEISKQRPIKGYVQVIKIFLYVISVIFIISTLMERSPWGLLSGLGALTAVLMLVFKDSILGLVASIQLSSNNMVRIGDWIEMSKYGADGDVIDVSLNTVKVQNWDKTITTIPTYALMSDSFKNWRGMTESGGRRIKRAVNIDMNSIKFCTSEMLDRFEKFQLLCDYIKQKRVEIAEYNKEQNIDTSELINGRNLTNIGCFRAYLAAYLRNHPLIHNDMTFLVRHLSPTQNGLPVQVYVFSTDYEWANYEAIQADILDHILAVVPEFELRVFQNPSGSDFRQLAGAARQE; encoded by the coding sequence ATTAATTTAGTTAAGGTACAACTTGAAAACTTAGGCATGTCAGGCGGCAATGCTGATACTTTATGTAAAATAATTTCGGCGGTAATTATCCTTATTATGGCTTACCTGTCATATATGATCACCAAAAGAATAATATTGAAAATAGTGAAAGTTGTTGCCGAGAAAAGCAAGGCTACTTGGGATGACATTTTATTGAAGCGCAGAGTTTTTCATCGTTTGGCACAGCTTGTTCCCGCCCTTATTATATACATCGTCGCCCCATTATTCCCCTGGGCGCAGATGTGGATACAACGGCTCTGCATATCCTATATGATTATCATCGGGCTTTTGGCTATTGATGCGCTTCTAAATACAATTGTTGACATTTACCGAACTTATGAAATATCTAAACAGCGACCGATTAAAGGCTATGTTCAGGTTATTAAGATATTTCTGTATGTAATCTCAGTTATATTTATAATATCAACATTGATGGAACGTTCACCATGGGGACTTTTAAGCGGTCTGGGCGCCTTAACGGCAGTATTGATGCTGGTATTTAAGGATTCCATACTCGGCTTGGTTGCCAGCATTCAATTGTCATCCAATAATATGGTGCGTATCGGCGATTGGATTGAGATGTCTAAATACGGCGCTGATGGGGATGTCATCGACGTTTCGCTAAATACTGTCAAGGTGCAAAACTGGGATAAGACTATCACTACGATACCCACTTATGCGTTGATGTCTGATTCGTTCAAGAACTGGCGGGGCATGACCGAATCGGGAGGACGGCGAATCAAGCGCGCTGTTAATATAGACATGAACAGCATTAAGTTTTGCACATCGGAGATGCTGGACAGGTTCGAAAAATTTCAATTGCTATGCGATTATATCAAACAAAAAAGAGTCGAAATAGCGGAATATAATAAAGAGCAAAACATCGATACTTCCGAACTTATCAACGGCAGAAACCTCACTAATATCGGCTGTTTTCGAGCCTATTTAGCCGCCTATTTGCGGAATCATCCCCTGATTCATAATGACATGACATTTCTTGTTCGTCACCTCTCGCCCACACAAAATGGCTTGCCTGTTCAGGTGTATGTATTCAGCACAGACTACGAATGGGCTAACTATGAGGCAATACAGGCTGATATATTGGATCATATTTTGGCTGTTGTTCCCGAGTTTGAACTGCGAGTTTTCCAAAACCCCTCCGGCAGTGATTTCCGTCAGTTGGCCGGAGCGGCAAGGCAGGAATAA
- a CDS encoding type 2 isopentenyl-diphosphate Delta-isomerase, whose translation MSDKMPLNTKNSLENSLPDTLIARRKDEHLKIAAEHDVSHSFGTLLNDIKLVHQALPELNSAEVDLSVEFFGKKLSAPLMITSMTGGSESAGKMNRSMAKAANKLGIAFAVGSQRVMLNHPETTSDFQVRREIPDGVLLGNIGAVQLQEYSAEVIAGLVDTIDADGLCIHLNAAQELVQKEGHRDFRGLLDKIARLVDRFEGKALIKETGAGLSPETLRKLKSIGAHYVDVSGAGGTSWTKVETYRDSNSELFKLGETLADWGLPTAFCIIAAKKILDDDACIIASGGIKSGLDAARAIAAGSNIAGFARQALLSFIKDEDNGVAALIEQTIKELKTTMLLTDCKDINALKKAPRIYTGQLRHWLADYGWLEGEKN comes from the coding sequence ATGTCTGATAAAATGCCATTAAATACGAAAAACAGCCTGGAGAATAGTTTGCCGGACACTTTGATTGCCAGACGCAAAGACGAACACCTTAAGATAGCGGCTGAACATGATGTATCCCACAGTTTCGGCACATTGCTTAATGATATAAAGCTTGTTCATCAAGCCTTGCCAGAGCTAAATTCCGCTGAAGTTGATTTATCGGTTGAGTTTTTCGGCAAGAAGTTAAGTGCGCCTTTGATGATAACCAGTATGACTGGCGGCTCTGAATCCGCCGGCAAAATGAACCGTTCTATGGCGAAAGCCGCTAATAAGCTGGGAATTGCTTTTGCCGTTGGCAGTCAGCGAGTGATGTTAAATCATCCTGAAACCACTTCCGATTTTCAGGTTCGACGGGAGATTCCCGACGGCGTTTTATTGGGCAATATCGGCGCAGTTCAGCTTCAGGAATATTCCGCCGAAGTTATCGCCGGTCTTGTCGATACTATCGATGCGGATGGTTTGTGTATCCATCTTAATGCGGCGCAGGAGTTGGTTCAGAAAGAAGGGCACCGAGATTTTCGCGGCTTGCTGGATAAAATTGCTAGACTGGTTGACCGTTTTGAAGGCAAAGCGCTTATTAAAGAAACGGGCGCAGGTTTATCGCCTGAGACTTTGCGCAAGCTAAAATCGATTGGCGCGCATTACGTTGATGTCTCTGGCGCTGGCGGGACCTCCTGGACAAAAGTGGAAACATATCGCGATTCCAATTCGGAACTCTTTAAACTTGGCGAAACACTTGCTGATTGGGGACTGCCAACCGCTTTTTGTATAATAGCCGCCAAGAAAATACTCGATGATGACGCCTGCATCATCGCTTCCGGCGGCATTAAATCGGGGTTGGATGCCGCCCGGGCAATAGCCGCCGGCTCAAACATTGCAGGTTTTGCTCGGCAGGCATTGCTGTCATTTATTAAAGATGAAGATAACGGAGTTGCTGCTTTAATTGAACAGACAATAAAAGAACTGAAAACAACGATGCTTTTAACCGATTGTAAAGATATTAACGCCTTAAAAAAGGCTCCGAGAATATATACGGGTCAGTTGCGTCATTGGCTTGCGGATTATGGCTGGCTTGAAGGGGAAAAGAATTGA
- a CDS encoding DUF456 domain-containing protein, which yields MTWLEIALFSITLLVMLVGLAGIILPIVPGVPIIFAAALIYALITDFAAISGQTIIIFAILTIVSFLLDWLATVIGVKKLGGSYAGMIGAFIGMIIGLLLPGVGIFGFILTAFVGAFAFEWLVSKKAQVAFKAGLGSFIGFIAGGVMRFVIGATMIGVFIWNVLF from the coding sequence ATGACTTGGCTTGAAATCGCGCTTTTTAGTATAACGCTTCTGGTGATGCTGGTAGGATTGGCAGGCATCATTTTGCCGATTGTGCCCGGCGTACCGATAATTTTCGCGGCGGCTTTGATATATGCCCTTATTACGGATTTTGCGGCTATCAGCGGTCAAACTATTATTATATTCGCGATTTTAACAATCGTCTCGTTCTTATTAGATTGGCTGGCGACAGTGATTGGAGTAAAGAAACTGGGCGGCTCGTATGCCGGCATGATAGGCGCCTTTATTGGTATGATTATCGGTCTGCTATTGCCGGGGGTCGGCATATTCGGGTTTATATTAACAGCCTTTGTCGGCGCCTTTGCGTTTGAATGGTTGGTAAGCAAGAAAGCTCAGGTTGCCTTTAAGGCGGGATTAGGCAGTTTTATCGGGTTTATAGCAGGCGGCGTGATGAGATTTGTTATCGGCGCAACTATGATTGGGGTGTTTATCTGGAATGTATTGTTTTAA
- a CDS encoding T9SS type A sorting domain-containing protein — MRKLLYYILIAVFSITTTCLAEWTPYTTNNSPLATNYISSLEISPDGKVLIGSHEHGLYITDGDNWSHFDKYNTEVPINFTNRIKFNADTLFIGSASGDLNDQPTGEGLSILNIADSTWSEFNMGLEINQIITGIEITHAYRAVSTYGGGLTIFDSDGWVRYQRDFRTEYTYADSQQQVFKVTPRTYIPTDYIRGLDYDFQNNVLWLATIEGAVSYNGELWQTYSVDNSGLPSNRIQLIKVDTNNGSIYFGTYGYGLVQKSGEDWNIYNTDNSPIVSDIIYSLEIRPDNGDLWIGADEGLNSVSSDSLWTAYIPPDSNLVWGDFYSDIAFDSSGYVWVSAFGGGIASKFILPESDEEDSLYVDVRKLKFLVRSPERNDITWLRAYLEPMVDLLDEDSVSITIDSESNRVYTMENCFELFHRIFHWGNRDFYAAYLNEAIILMTYYHNQDRIKLYLFDWGQQVDLDSTAYSLDVRIKLGSYVGYDQVVIGPVSLASDPDVDTLYSDDGEILLSNSYYPAICDIEDIEPPNMPKAFDVAGNYPNPFNAATRIQFNIAQPALVKLTVYDILGRLASVNQDYFEAGSHGFEWDGSTKASGVYYYTIQVDRKIHSGRMILLK, encoded by the coding sequence ATGAGAAAACTACTGTATTATATATTAATCGCAGTATTTAGTATTACGACAACATGTTTGGCTGAATGGACCCCATATACAACGAATAACAGCCCGCTTGCAACAAATTATATATCGAGTCTGGAAATAAGCCCGGATGGAAAAGTGTTAATCGGCAGTCATGAGCATGGTTTATATATAACGGATGGCGACAATTGGAGCCATTTCGATAAATATAATACGGAAGTCCCAATAAATTTTACTAATAGGATAAAATTTAATGCGGACACGCTTTTTATTGGTTCAGCTTCCGGCGATCTCAATGACCAACCCACCGGAGAGGGTTTATCCATTCTGAATATTGCCGATTCTACCTGGTCGGAATTTAACATGGGTCTGGAAATAAACCAGATTATAACCGGGATTGAAATTACTCATGCCTATCGCGCCGTATCGACATACGGCGGCGGGCTTACTATTTTCGACAGCGATGGCTGGGTCAGGTATCAACGCGATTTTCGAACGGAATATACATACGCTGATTCACAGCAGCAGGTATTCAAGGTAACGCCGAGAACTTATATACCGACTGATTATATCAGGGGTCTCGACTATGATTTTCAGAATAATGTTCTCTGGCTGGCAACCATTGAAGGCGCGGTTTCATATAACGGCGAATTATGGCAAACATATAGTGTTGATAACAGCGGACTGCCATCAAACAGGATTCAACTTATCAAAGTTGACACAAATAACGGTTCTATATATTTCGGAACTTATGGCTACGGATTAGTTCAGAAATCGGGAGAAGATTGGAATATTTACAATACCGATAATTCGCCAATTGTTTCGGATATTATTTATTCACTCGAAATCCGTCCCGATAACGGCGACTTGTGGATTGGCGCCGATGAGGGGCTCAATTCAGTATCATCCGACAGCCTGTGGACTGCTTATATCCCGCCCGATTCTAATCTTGTCTGGGGCGATTTTTATTCCGATATAGCTTTCGATTCGTCGGGGTATGTCTGGGTATCTGCATTCGGCGGCGGGATTGCCAGCAAGTTTATTCTGCCTGAATCTGACGAGGAAGACTCTTTATATGTAGATGTTCGTAAACTGAAATTCCTCGTTCGTTCGCCCGAAAGAAATGATATTACCTGGCTAAGGGCATACCTTGAGCCGATGGTCGACTTACTTGATGAAGATTCCGTATCTATCACAATCGACTCTGAATCGAATAGAGTGTATACAATGGAAAATTGCTTTGAATTATTCCATCGGATATTTCACTGGGGGAATCGTGATTTCTACGCCGCTTATCTTAATGAGGCGATAATCCTGATGACTTATTATCATAATCAGGATAGGATAAAGCTCTACCTTTTTGATTGGGGACAACAGGTTGATTTGGACAGCACGGCATATAGCCTTGATGTGCGGATAAAGCTGGGAAGTTATGTTGGTTATGACCAGGTAGTTATCGGTCCGGTCAGTCTTGCCTCAGATCCTGATGTTGATACGCTATATTCTGATGATGGGGAAATACTTCTTTCAAACAGTTATTATCCGGCTATTTGCGATATTGAGGACATAGAGCCGCCTAATATGCCAAAAGCATTTGATGTAGCGGGTAATTATCCAAATCCGTTTAATGCCGCGACACGAATCCAATTTAATATTGCGCAGCCGGCATTAGTTAAACTCACAGTATATGATATTCTGGGTCGTCTTGCCTCTGTCAACCAGGATTATTTTGAGGCAGGTTCGCATGGTTTCGAGTGGGATGGCTCGACAAAAGCATCCGGCGTTTATTATTATACGATTCAGGTTGACAGGAAGATTCATTCCGGCAGGATGATATTATTGAAATAG